Proteins from a single region of Noviherbaspirillum saxi:
- a CDS encoding phosphate/phosphite/phosphonate ABC transporter substrate-binding protein translates to MKKLSNCKVVSLLFATCLGAPAWAADSTPLSFGVISQRSPLLAAQFWNPILHYIGKRSGVPLELKLAKTGPEHAEMVHRGEYSFIYSNHNFTRQNDRVGYSVFARPNQPAIRGEIIVLADSPIRDVADLRSREVVFPSQVAFVGYTVPMDMLVRAGVKVNPLFAGTQEGAIAQMVSGRAVAAGVNSQVAQAYAKRQNINYRVLWRSEEYLDIPLSAHPGIPKDKVNAVRDALISMSDDPEGRKILAEAARLFHLESPFGFVAARDAEFNNVRRLYRTSPVEESRQ, encoded by the coding sequence TTGAAGAAATTATCAAATTGTAAAGTCGTGTCGCTATTATTCGCTACTTGTCTTGGGGCACCGGCTTGGGCGGCAGACTCTACGCCGCTGTCGTTTGGTGTAATCAGCCAGCGCAGCCCGCTGCTGGCAGCCCAATTCTGGAACCCGATCCTGCACTACATCGGCAAGCGCAGCGGCGTGCCGCTGGAGCTGAAACTTGCCAAGACCGGCCCCGAACATGCGGAAATGGTTCACCGAGGCGAGTACTCTTTCATCTATTCGAACCATAATTTCACCCGCCAGAACGACCGTGTTGGCTATTCGGTGTTCGCCCGCCCGAACCAGCCGGCTATCCGCGGCGAGATCATCGTGCTGGCCGACTCGCCGATTCGCGATGTGGCAGACCTGCGAAGCAGAGAAGTCGTCTTCCCGTCGCAAGTCGCTTTCGTCGGCTATACCGTACCGATGGACATGCTCGTACGCGCCGGCGTCAAGGTCAACCCGCTCTTCGCCGGTACCCAAGAAGGGGCAATTGCGCAAATGGTCTCGGGCCGCGCGGTGGCCGCTGGGGTGAACTCGCAGGTCGCCCAGGCCTACGCCAAGCGACAGAACATCAACTATCGCGTGCTGTGGCGGTCGGAAGAGTACCTGGATATACCGCTGTCGGCACATCCGGGCATACCCAAGGACAAAGTGAACGCGGTGCGGGACGCGTTGATTTCGATGTCCGATGACCCCGAGGGCCGCAAGATTTTGGCAGAAGCCGCTCGCCTGTTTCACTTGGAATCGCCATTCGGCTTCGTCGCCGCGCGCGACGCTGAATTTAATAACGTGCGTCGACTCTATCGTACCAGCCCGGTAGAAGAGAGCCGCCAATGA